In Megalopta genalis isolate 19385.01 chromosome 17, iyMegGena1_principal, whole genome shotgun sequence, a single genomic region encodes these proteins:
- the Spred gene encoding sprouty-related protein with EVH-1 domain isoform X2 has product MTEASEDGNYLVRVRAQVMTRDDSSGGWVPLSGGGLANVSVRRRATSSGGHQSNNTNGSGVSTSTVIPSTTNSTQSVSTAAVTTTQNHGSSSSSPIGATKKRHEYLIYGKRITDQSVVLSCTIKKDFEYNKVMPTFHHWMTGEKRFGLTFQTAADARAFDKGVRTAVEELLEDAGDEDVFMTLNLPVEPPEPRPLSETSHSIVRVTNCHSQCSDFPDSQKPIHYIGASSIKVPPSQHPLASTADAGSDNYPYVQLTTLNHEYLYPIIDDHKGDRLDRSNTGSSLKKPDIIVSEPAKNTMKRNIRLRCKHCQELYTEQHNPKGSCEFAPDPIKRGIAKISCLSCAQGMLYHCMSDAEGDFSQNPCSCSTEEGCGRRWFGLALLSLIVPCLWIYPPLRAVHWCGSSCGMCGGRHHPME; this is encoded by the exons ATGACAGAGGCGTCGGAGGA TGGTAACTATCTGGTGAGGGTTCGTGCCCAGGTAATGACAAGGGATGATAGTTCCGGTGGTTGGGTTCCTTTAAGCGGCGGTGGTTTAGCAAATGTTTCGGTTAGAAGAAGAGCTACTTCTTCAGGTGGGCATCAGTCTAATAATACCAACGGATCTGGTGTTTCTACTTCGACTGTCATACCCTCTACTACCAACTCTACGCAATCTGTATCAACTGCAGCTGTCACTACAACCCAAAATCATGGATCTTCAAGCAGTTCCCCAATTGGTGCGACAAAGAAGAGGCACGAGTATCTTATTTATGGGAAACGGATCACTGATCAATCA GTTGTTCTTAGCTGTACAATTAAAAAAGATTTTGAATATAATAAGGTAATGCCAACTTTTCATCACTGGATGACAGGGGAAAAAAGGTTTGGTTTAACATTTCAAACAGCTGCTGATGCAAGAGCTTTTGATAAAGGTGTTCGTACAGCTGTTGAAGAATTATTAGAAG ATGCTGGCGATGAGGATGTTTTTATG acTTTGAACTTGCCTGTGGAACCGCCGGAGCCACGTCCATTGTCTGAAACATCTCATAGTATAGTTCGGGTGACTAATTGTCATTCCCAGTGTTCAGATTTTCCTGATTCACAGAAACCTATCCATTATATTGGTGCATCATCTATAAAAGTACCACCATCGCAACATCCTTTGGCATCGACTGCTGATGCTGGATCCGATAACTATCCTTATGTGCAGCTCACAACACTTAATCACGAGTATTTATATCCTATTATCGATGATCATAAAGGTGATCGGTTAGATAGATCTAATACTGGCAGTTCTTTGAAGAAGCCAGATATTATAGTATCTGAACCCGCGAAAAACACTATGAAACGTAATATTCGATTACGATGTAAACATTGCCAAGAGCTATATACAGAACAGCATAACCCGAAAGGATCGTGTGAATTTGCACCTGATCCAATTAAACGTGGGATCGCAAAAATTTCGTGTCTGTCGTGTGCTCAGGGCATGTTATACCACTGTATGAGCGACGCTGAAGGTGATTTCTCGCAGAATCCTTGCAG TTGCAGCACCGAAGAAGGATGTGGACGCAGATGGTttggtttggcattattgtcacTGATCGTTCCTTGCTTGTGGATTTATCCTCCACTCAGAGCTGTTCATTGGTGTGGCTCGTCTTGTGGAATGTGCGGGGGGCGTCATCATCCGATGGAATAA
- the Spred gene encoding sprouty-related protein with EVH-1 domain isoform X1: MTEASEDGNYLVRVRAQVMTRDDSSGGWVPLSGGGLANVSVRRRATSSGGHQSNNTNGSGVSTSTVIPSTTNSTQSVSTAAVTTTQNHGSSSSSPIGATKKRHEYLIYGKRITDQSVVLSCTIKKDFEYNKVMPTFHHWMTGEKRFGLTFQTAADARAFDKGVRTAVEELLEGLANSTLCGNSLDAGDEDVFMTLNLPVEPPEPRPLSETSHSIVRVTNCHSQCSDFPDSQKPIHYIGASSIKVPPSQHPLASTADAGSDNYPYVQLTTLNHEYLYPIIDDHKGDRLDRSNTGSSLKKPDIIVSEPAKNTMKRNIRLRCKHCQELYTEQHNPKGSCEFAPDPIKRGIAKISCLSCAQGMLYHCMSDAEGDFSQNPCSCSTEEGCGRRWFGLALLSLIVPCLWIYPPLRAVHWCGSSCGMCGGRHHPME; encoded by the exons ATGACAGAGGCGTCGGAGGA TGGTAACTATCTGGTGAGGGTTCGTGCCCAGGTAATGACAAGGGATGATAGTTCCGGTGGTTGGGTTCCTTTAAGCGGCGGTGGTTTAGCAAATGTTTCGGTTAGAAGAAGAGCTACTTCTTCAGGTGGGCATCAGTCTAATAATACCAACGGATCTGGTGTTTCTACTTCGACTGTCATACCCTCTACTACCAACTCTACGCAATCTGTATCAACTGCAGCTGTCACTACAACCCAAAATCATGGATCTTCAAGCAGTTCCCCAATTGGTGCGACAAAGAAGAGGCACGAGTATCTTATTTATGGGAAACGGATCACTGATCAATCA GTTGTTCTTAGCTGTACAATTAAAAAAGATTTTGAATATAATAAGGTAATGCCAACTTTTCATCACTGGATGACAGGGGAAAAAAGGTTTGGTTTAACATTTCAAACAGCTGCTGATGCAAGAGCTTTTGATAAAGGTGTTCGTACAGCTGTTGAAGAATTATTAGAAG GATTGGCCAATTCAACGTTGTGCGGTAATTCATTAGATGCTGGCGATGAGGATGTTTTTATG acTTTGAACTTGCCTGTGGAACCGCCGGAGCCACGTCCATTGTCTGAAACATCTCATAGTATAGTTCGGGTGACTAATTGTCATTCCCAGTGTTCAGATTTTCCTGATTCACAGAAACCTATCCATTATATTGGTGCATCATCTATAAAAGTACCACCATCGCAACATCCTTTGGCATCGACTGCTGATGCTGGATCCGATAACTATCCTTATGTGCAGCTCACAACACTTAATCACGAGTATTTATATCCTATTATCGATGATCATAAAGGTGATCGGTTAGATAGATCTAATACTGGCAGTTCTTTGAAGAAGCCAGATATTATAGTATCTGAACCCGCGAAAAACACTATGAAACGTAATATTCGATTACGATGTAAACATTGCCAAGAGCTATATACAGAACAGCATAACCCGAAAGGATCGTGTGAATTTGCACCTGATCCAATTAAACGTGGGATCGCAAAAATTTCGTGTCTGTCGTGTGCTCAGGGCATGTTATACCACTGTATGAGCGACGCTGAAGGTGATTTCTCGCAGAATCCTTGCAG TTGCAGCACCGAAGAAGGATGTGGACGCAGATGGTttggtttggcattattgtcacTGATCGTTCCTTGCTTGTGGATTTATCCTCCACTCAGAGCTGTTCATTGGTGTGGCTCGTCTTGTGGAATGTGCGGGGGGCGTCATCATCCGATGGAATAA
- the CycC gene encoding cyclin C — MAGNFWQSSHHQQWLLDKQDLVRERQHDLSILTEEEYQKLFIFFSNLIQVLGEQLKLRQQVIATATVYFKRFYARNSLKCIDPLLLAPTSVFLASKVEEFGVISNTRLITTCQTVVKNKFNYAYSQEFPYRTNHILECEFYLMEHLDCCLIVYQPYRPLLTLIQDVGPDDQLLTLTWRIINDSLRTDVCLLYPPYQIAIGCLQIACVILQKDVKSWFAELNADMEKIQEIARYIINLYELWKTYDEKKEIQGLLNKMPKPKAAPQR; from the exons ATGGCTGGAAATTTTTGGCAAAGTTCACATCA TCAACAATGGCTTCTAGATAAACAAGACCTTGTTCGAGAACGACAACATGATCTTTCTATTTTAACAGAAGAAGAATATCAAAAACTATTTATCTTTTTCTCAAACT TGATTCAAGTACTAGGTGAACAATTAAAACTTAGACAACAAGTTATTGCTACAGCAACTGTTTATTTTAAAAGATTCTATGCGCGTAATAGTTTAAAATGTATAGATCCCTTATTATTAGCACCTACATCAGTTTTTTTAGCATCCAAAGTAGAGGAATTTGGAGTTATTTCTAATACCAGGTTAATTACAACTTGTCAAACTGTAG TaaagaataaatttaattatgcataTTCTCAAGAATTTCCATATCGTACAAATCATATTTTGGAATGTGAATTTTATCTTATGGAACACTTAGATTGTTGTTTAATTGTATATCAACCATATCGTCCATTACTGACACTCATTCAAGATGTGGGTCCAGATGATCAGTTATTAACACTTACTTGGCGTATAATTAATGATAGTTTACGAACAGATGTTTGTCTTCTATATCCTCCATATCAAATAGCAATTG GATGCTTACAAATAGCTTGTGTCATACTACAAAAGGATGTAAAGTCATGGTTTGCTGAACTGAATGCAGACATGGAAAAGATTCAAGAAATTGctcgatatattattaatttatatgagCTATGGAAAACGTATgatgaaaagaaagaaattcagggattattaaataaaatgccAAAACCAAAAGCTGCACCACAGCGCTGA
- the mrn gene encoding general transcription factor IIH subunit 4 marionette isoform X1 produces the protein MSSTITGKNLLRPTGLQSKNLQEYLKSRPPEVLNKLYHNPPICLAVFRELPVIAKHYVMRLLFVEQPVPQAVIASWCSKLYFEEHQKVVLILNELNVWKEVSIPGGLPGWILNATFKKNLKIVLLGGGKPWTMSNQMETDSKPRDVAFLDSYALERWECVLHYMVGSQQQEGISADAVRILLHAGLMKRDEADGSPVITQAGFQFLLLETASQVWYFILQYLDTIEARGLDLVECLTFLFQLNFSTLGKDYSTEGMSEGLLTFLQHLREFGLVYQRKRKAGRFYPTRLALNIATGQNKPLSRDPEKEGYIVVETNYRVYAYTNSNLQVALLGLFCEMLYRFPNLVVSILTRDSVRQALKSGITATQIVGYLQQHAHSKMIEAGPPVLPPTIVDQIKLWENERNRFIFSEGVLYSQFLSQTDFEVLRDHALSTGVLIWQSERKRTMVVTKAGHDDVKKFWKRYSKGSS, from the exons ATGTCAAGTACGATAACCGGGAAGAATCTGTTACGACCCACCGGATTGCAATCTAAAAATCTTCAAGAATATTTAAAATCACGACCTCCGGAAGTATTGAATAAACTCTATCACAATCCTCCAATTTGTTtagctgtttttcgtgaattGCCCGTAATAGCTAAGCACTATGTTATGCGATTATTATTTGTCGAACAACCAGTACCTCAAGCAGTCATTGCGTCTTGGTGTTCTAAACTTTACTTTGAGGAACATCAAAAGGTAGTGTTgatattaaatgaattaaatgtGTGGAAGGAAGTTTCCATACCAGGAGGATTACCTGGGTGGATTCTAAATGCTACATTTAAGAAAAACCTAAAAATTGTTTTACTGGGAGGTGGTAAACCATGGACCATGTCAAACCAAATGGAAACTGACAGTAAACCAAGAGATGTAGCATTTTTAGATTCATATGCATTAGAAAGATGGGAATGTGTCTTGCATTATATGGTTGGTTCACAACAACAAGAAG GTATCTCCGCTGATGCTGTCAGAATACTTTTGCATGCTGGATTAATGAAACGAGATGAAGCTGATGGAAGTCCAGTTATCACACAAGCTGGAtttcaatttttgttattaGAAACTGCATCACAG GTgtggtactttattttacaatatCTAGACACAATAGAAGCAAGAGGTCTCGATTTAGTTGAATGCCTTACATTTCTCtttcaattaaatttttcaaCACTTGGTAAGGATTATAGTACAGAAGGAATGTCTGAGGGTTTACTAACATTTTTACAACATTTACGCGAATTTGGCCTAGTTTATCAAAGGAAACGAAAAGCCGGAAG ATTTTATCCTACTCGATTAGCATTAAATATTGCTACCGGACAAAACAAACCATTATCTAGAGATCCAGAAAAAGAAGGATACATTGTTGTTGAAACGAATTACAGAGTATATGCTTATACAAATTCAAATTTACAAGTTGCCTTACTTGGTCTGTTTTGTGAAATGTTGTACAG GTTTCCAAATTTGGTCGTATCAATATTAACAAGAGATTCTGTTCGTCAAGCCCTAAAAAGTGGTATCACTGCAACTCAAATTGTAGG TTATTTGCAGCAACATGCTCACAGTAAAATGATAGAGGCAGGTCCTCCAGTTTTACCCCCTACAATTGTAGATCAAATTAAATTGTGGGAAAATGAAAGGAACAGGTTTATATTTAGCGAAGGGGTTTTATATAGTCAATTTCTTTCTCAGACCGATTTTGAAGTACTTAGAGATCATGCCCTTTCTACTGGAGTATTAATTTGGCAAAGTGAAAG AAAACGGACCATGGTAGTTACAAAGGCAGGACATGACGATGTGAAAAAATTTTGGAAACGGTATTCTAAAGGTTCCAGTTAG
- the mrn gene encoding general transcription factor IIH subunit 4 marionette isoform X2 produces MSSTITGKNLLRPTGLQSKNLQEYLKSRPPEVLNKLYHNPPICLAVFRELPVIAKHYVMRLLFVEQPVPQAVIASWCSKLYFEEHQKVVLILNELNVWKEVSIPGGLPGWILNATFKKNLKIVLLGGGKPWTMSNQMETDSKPRDVAFLDSYALERWECVLHYMVGSQQQEGISADAVRILLHAGLMKRDEADGSPVITQAGFQFLLLETASQVWYFILQYLDTIEARGLDLVECLTFLFQLNFSTLGKDYSTEGMSEGLLTFLQHLREFGLVYQRKRKAGRFYPTRLALNIATGQNKPLSRDPEKEGYIVVETNYRVYAYTNSNLQVALLGLFCEMLYRFPNLVVSILTRDSVRQALKSGITATQIVGNMLTVK; encoded by the exons ATGTCAAGTACGATAACCGGGAAGAATCTGTTACGACCCACCGGATTGCAATCTAAAAATCTTCAAGAATATTTAAAATCACGACCTCCGGAAGTATTGAATAAACTCTATCACAATCCTCCAATTTGTTtagctgtttttcgtgaattGCCCGTAATAGCTAAGCACTATGTTATGCGATTATTATTTGTCGAACAACCAGTACCTCAAGCAGTCATTGCGTCTTGGTGTTCTAAACTTTACTTTGAGGAACATCAAAAGGTAGTGTTgatattaaatgaattaaatgtGTGGAAGGAAGTTTCCATACCAGGAGGATTACCTGGGTGGATTCTAAATGCTACATTTAAGAAAAACCTAAAAATTGTTTTACTGGGAGGTGGTAAACCATGGACCATGTCAAACCAAATGGAAACTGACAGTAAACCAAGAGATGTAGCATTTTTAGATTCATATGCATTAGAAAGATGGGAATGTGTCTTGCATTATATGGTTGGTTCACAACAACAAGAAG GTATCTCCGCTGATGCTGTCAGAATACTTTTGCATGCTGGATTAATGAAACGAGATGAAGCTGATGGAAGTCCAGTTATCACACAAGCTGGAtttcaatttttgttattaGAAACTGCATCACAG GTgtggtactttattttacaatatCTAGACACAATAGAAGCAAGAGGTCTCGATTTAGTTGAATGCCTTACATTTCTCtttcaattaaatttttcaaCACTTGGTAAGGATTATAGTACAGAAGGAATGTCTGAGGGTTTACTAACATTTTTACAACATTTACGCGAATTTGGCCTAGTTTATCAAAGGAAACGAAAAGCCGGAAG ATTTTATCCTACTCGATTAGCATTAAATATTGCTACCGGACAAAACAAACCATTATCTAGAGATCCAGAAAAAGAAGGATACATTGTTGTTGAAACGAATTACAGAGTATATGCTTATACAAATTCAAATTTACAAGTTGCCTTACTTGGTCTGTTTTGTGAAATGTTGTACAG GTTTCCAAATTTGGTCGTATCAATATTAACAAGAGATTCTGTTCGTCAAGCCCTAAAAAGTGGTATCACTGCAACTCAAATTGTAGG CAACATGCTCACAGTAAAATGA
- the ND-24 gene encoding NADH dehydrogenase ubiquinone produces the protein MFVTSRVIRALNNCKHVRGLHTSTIRTSDQLFIHRDSEEDNPKIPFEFNEANKKRIEALLKIYPEGHKRGAMIPLLDLAQRQHGWLPISAMHKVAEILNLPNMRVYEVATFYTMFNRRPMGKYHVQICTCTPCWLRDSDSIVDAVTKATSCKIGEMSADKLFTISEVECLGACANAPMFQVNDDYYEDLTPESATAIINALKKGERPPPGPQISSRFAADPAGGLTSLTSPPPEPGFGVRSDL, from the exons ATGTTTGTCACTTCGCGTGTCATTCGTGCTCTCAAC AACTGTAAACATGTTAGAGGGCTACACACTTCAACGATTCGTACATCAGATCAACTCTTTATT CATAGAGATAGTGAAGAGGACAATCCAAAAATACCATTTGAATTTAATGAGGcaaataaaaaacgtattgaAGCCCTTCTGAAAATATACCCAGAAGGCCATAAACGTGGTGCAATGATACCTCTGCTAGACTTAGCTCAACGCCAGCATGGATGGCTACCTATTTCTGCTATGCATAAAGTAGCAGAAATATTGAATCTACCTAATATGAGAGTATATGAAGTAGCTACATTTTATACTATGTTTAATAGAAGACCAATGGGGAAATATCATGTCCAGATCTGTACATGTACACCATGTTGGTTACGAGATTCTGATTCTATTGTAGATGCTGTAACTAAAGCTACAAGTTGTAAAATTGGAGAGATGTCTGCAGATAAACTGTTTACAATATCTGAGGTTGAATGTCTTGGAGCATGTGCTAATGCACCAATGTTTCAAGTTAATGATGACTATTAC GAGGACTTAACTCCAGAAAGTGCTACTGCTATAATAAATGCATTGAAAAAAGGTGAAAGACCACCACCAGGCCCACAAATTTCATCCAGATTTGCCGCAGATCCTGCAGGTGGATTAACATCGTTAACATCACCACCACCAGAACCTGGTTTTGGCGTTAGATCCGAtttgtaa
- the Aps gene encoding diphosphoinositol polyphosphate phosphohydrolase 1 Aps: protein MVKEKPNSIRIYDSEGYRRRAACICVKNDLEDEVLLVTSSRRPDSWIVPGGGVEPEEEPAVTALREVREEAGVLGQLGRCLGIFENVEHKHRTQVWVMRVTEELPEWEDSRAIGRKRKWFTIPEALLQLAQHKPVQRSYIHSLNNTNPRHNPNISPPHHSHTTVTSIQLMNNSSNNSHLNKHS, encoded by the exons ATGGTCAAAGAAAAACCAAATTCAATTCGTATTTACGATTCGGAAGGCTACAGACGTAGGGCTGCATGCATCTGTGTCAAAAACGATCTTGAGGATGAG GTACTTTTGGTTACATCCAGTCGAAGACCAGATAGTTGGATAGTGCCTGGTGGTGGAGTTGAACCAGAAGAAGAACCTGCAGTAACTGCATTACGAGAAGTAAGAGAGGAGGCTGGTGTGTTAGGGCAATTAGGCAGATGTCTCGGCATATTTGAG AATGTGGAACACAAACATAGAACACAAGTATGGGTTATGAGAGTAACAGAAGAACTACCAGAATGGGAAGATTCACGTGCTATTGGTCGAAAGCGAAAATGGTTTACCATACCAGAGGCCTTACTCCAGCTTGCTCAGCACAAACCCGTCCAACGTTCTTACATACACAGCCTCAACAATACCAATCCACGACATAATCCGAATATTTCACCGCCTCACCATTCACATACTACTGTAACATCGATTCAGTTAATGAATAATTCTAGTAACAATTCCCATCTTAATAAACACAGCTAA
- the l(2)09851 gene encoding WD repeat-containing protein 1 l(2)09851, translating into MTIFYKEIPKNMEYEQMDDVEDMDESSNDSDEEDSSNNEGKEDQNNESSVYLPGQPLESGEELVVDKTAYKMLHHAQSGAPCLSFDIILDDLGNNREDYPLTMYLVAGTQAARAHVNNLLVMKMRNLHKINEDSDDELEDDESDDDENRSPVMSVAPIKHQGCVNRIRYTKIGQTSLAASWSELGRVHIWNLEEQLRVLENEEQLRAYRKKNDKNDSDTKPLFTFKGHLSEGYGLDWCSTELGTLASGDCKGNIHIWRIDDNNASTTWHVDQRPYNSHAPHSVEDLQWSPNERHVLASCSVDKSIKIWDTRVTPQSACMLTAVDVHTADINVISWNRKESQFLVSGGDDGLIFVWDLRQFGSNTQPLAMFKQHTAPVTTIEWHPQEATVFASGGADDQIAEWDLSVEADQAEDTENKGLKDLPPQLLFIHQGQTDIKELHWHPQCPGVIISTAHSGFNIFRTISV; encoded by the exons ATGACTATTTTTTATAAAGAAATACCTAAAAACATGGAATATGAGCAAATGGATGATGTTGAGGATATGGATGAAAGCAGCAATGACAGCGATGAAGAAGATTCTTCAAACAACGAAGGAAAAGAGGATCAGAATAATGAGTCTAGTGTATATCTTCCTGGACAACCACTAGAAAGTGGAGAAGAACTTGTTGTTGACAAAACAGCATATAAAATGTTACATCATGCACAGTCTGGTGCACCTTGTCTTAGTTTTGATATAATTTTAGATGATTTAGGAAATAACAGAGAAGATTATCCCTTAACTATGTACCTAGTTGCTGGAACTCAAGCAGCCAGAGCTCATGTAAATAATCTTCTTGTTATGAAAATGAGAAATCTtcataaaataaatgaagattCTGATGATGAATTGGAAGATGATGAATCGGACGATGACGAGAACAGATCTCCAGTAATGTCTGTTGCACCAATAAAACATCAGGGTTGTGTTAATAGAATAAG GTATACAAAAATTGGTCAAACATCATTAGCAGCAAGTTGGAGTGAATTAGGTCGTGTACACATTTGGAATTTAGAAGAACAATTAAGAGTACTTGAAAATGAGGAACAACTTCGTGCATATCGCAAAaagaatgataaaaatgatagTGATACCAAACCGTTATTTACTTTCAAAGGACATCTTTCGGAAGGGTATGGTCTTGATTGGTGTTCAACAGAATTAGGTACTTTAGCTTCTGGTGACTGCAAAGGCAACATTCATATATGGCGCATTGATGACAATAATGCTAGTACAACATGGCATGTGGATCAAAGACCCTACAATTCACATGCACCACACAGTGTTGAAGATCTTCAGTGGTCTCCCAATGAAagacatgtattagcttcatgTTCTGTTGATAAAAG CATTAAAATCTGGGATACAAGGGTAACACCACAATCCGCCTGTATGTTAACAGCAGTTGATGTTCACACAGCTGACATTAATGTAATCTCATGGAATCGTAAAGAAAGTCAATTTCTTGTGTCTGGTGGTGATGATGGTTTAATTTTTGTGTGGGACTTGCGTCAGTTTGGTTCTAATACACAGCCATTAGCTATGTTCAAACAACATACTGCACCTGTTACGACAATAGAATGGCATCCTCAGGAAGCTACAGTATTTGCATCTGGTGGAGCTGATGATCAAATTGCAGAATGGGATCTATCAGTAGAAGCTGATCAGGCAGAAGATACCGAAAACAAGGGACTGAAAGATTTACCTCCGCAATTGTTGTTTATACATCAAGGTCAAACAGACATTAAGGAACTACATTGGCATCCTCAATGTCCTGGTGTAATAATATCGACAGCACACTCGGGATTCAACATATTTCGTACAATTAGTGTATAA